A single Brevundimonas sp. M20 DNA region contains:
- a CDS encoding sensor histidine kinase, with translation MTDASGGETTAAEPKSWGRWIGRPGRSLTRRLIWLAAAWIVVALLLTGWALTRQYEESTLRRLGFVLNETIDDVVLATTVTPEGVTVAEIKDSLTLRPLSGKYWAIGELDGQGGVRMLARSPSLAGEDLIVPAGLADRLSDAFGQTISYNAEGPIDRPLRVAASLKTLPGRDAPLVLMAGIDRSTIDADARQFATFTWIALLILGVGLVIAVFLQVQIGLRPLFGLRNEIADVRKGKAARIAHSYPVEIQPLAEQVNRLLDQNQETVERQRTHVGNLAHALKTPLSVMLAEAGTQEGVLPDMVRKQTEVMKAQVDHHLRRARAAARAQLLGERTPIAEVIDELAVMLERVFEWKNVEIDWRAPDELGFRGERQDLQEILGNLMENACKWAKRRVRISAGPTHLGQMVVVVEDDGPGLPADQREAALQRGMRMDETTPGSGLGLSIVVELTRAYGGKITLGDSDMGGLKVLLELPTAEI, from the coding sequence GTGACCGACGCGTCGGGGGGCGAAACGACGGCTGCCGAGCCGAAAAGCTGGGGCCGCTGGATCGGTCGTCCCGGCCGCAGTCTGACCCGTCGCCTGATCTGGCTGGCCGCCGCGTGGATCGTGGTCGCCCTGCTGCTGACCGGCTGGGCCCTCACGCGCCAGTATGAGGAAAGCACCCTGCGTCGTCTTGGCTTCGTGCTGAACGAGACCATCGACGACGTGGTGCTGGCCACCACCGTGACGCCGGAGGGCGTGACGGTGGCCGAGATCAAGGATTCGCTGACCCTGCGGCCCCTGTCGGGGAAGTACTGGGCGATCGGCGAGCTGGACGGGCAGGGCGGCGTGCGCATGCTGGCCCGGTCGCCGTCTCTGGCAGGCGAGGATTTGATCGTACCGGCGGGGCTGGCCGACCGGCTCAGCGACGCCTTCGGCCAGACGATCAGCTATAATGCCGAGGGGCCCATCGACAGGCCGCTACGGGTCGCCGCCAGTCTGAAGACCCTGCCGGGGCGCGATGCGCCGCTGGTGCTGATGGCCGGGATCGACCGCTCGACCATCGACGCGGATGCGCGCCAGTTCGCGACCTTCACCTGGATCGCCCTGCTGATCCTCGGCGTGGGGCTGGTGATCGCGGTCTTCCTGCAGGTGCAGATCGGCCTGCGCCCCCTGTTCGGTCTGCGCAACGAGATCGCCGACGTTCGCAAGGGCAAGGCCGCGCGGATCGCGCACAGCTATCCGGTGGAAATCCAGCCGCTGGCCGAGCAGGTGAATCGCCTGCTGGACCAGAACCAGGAGACGGTGGAGCGCCAGCGCACCCACGTCGGCAATCTGGCCCATGCCCTGAAGACCCCGCTGTCGGTCATGCTGGCCGAGGCGGGGACGCAGGAGGGCGTGCTGCCCGACATGGTCCGCAAGCAGACCGAGGTGATGAAGGCCCAGGTCGATCATCACCTGCGCCGCGCCCGCGCCGCCGCCCGCGCCCAGTTGCTGGGCGAGCGCACCCCCATCGCCGAGGTGATCGACGAACTGGCCGTGATGCTTGAACGGGTGTTCGAGTGGAAGAACGTCGAGATCGACTGGCGCGCCCCGGATGAACTGGGCTTCCGTGGCGAGCGTCAGGACCTGCAGGAGATCCTCGGCAATCTGATGGAGAACGCCTGCAAATGGGCGAAGCGGCGCGTCCGCATCTCCGCCGGCCCGACTCATCTGGGCCAGATGGTCGTGGTGGTCGAGGACGACGGCCCCGGCCTGCCCGCCGACCAGCGCGAGGCCGCCCTGCAACGCGGCATGCGGATGGACGAGACCACGCCGGGTTCGGGGCTCGGTCTGTCCATCGTGGTCGAGCTGACCCGCGCCTATGGCGGGAAGATCACCCTGGGCGACAGCGACATGGGCGGGCTGAAGGTCCTGCTCGAGCTCCCGACCGCTGAAATCTGA
- the thiD gene encoding bifunctional hydroxymethylpyrimidine kinase/phosphomethylpyrimidine kinase: protein MTSLGRVLIIAGSDSGGGAGIQADTKAVTAMGGFAATAITAITVQNTLGVHGVHPLPLDLIEAQARAVLDDIGADAIKTGMLGSTDVVERVAAILDSSDAATVVDPVMIAKGGHPLLPDEAVQAVRSLMIPRASLLTPNAPEAEALTGLTVADLDGQRRAGEFLLGMGAKAVLMKGGHVATGDRVIDVLVTADGETLLEGERVDTRHTHGTGCTLASACAAGLAKGLPLELAVTEAWAYVAEAIRRAPGLGCGHGPLDHGWTLRR from the coding sequence ATGACCTCTCTCGGACGCGTCCTGATCATCGCTGGCTCTGACTCGGGCGGCGGCGCGGGCATACAGGCGGACACCAAGGCCGTGACGGCCATGGGCGGCTTCGCGGCCACGGCGATCACCGCCATCACGGTTCAGAACACCCTGGGCGTTCACGGCGTCCATCCCCTGCCGCTGGACCTGATCGAGGCGCAGGCGCGGGCGGTGCTGGATGACATCGGCGCCGACGCCATCAAGACCGGAATGCTGGGCTCCACCGACGTGGTCGAACGGGTGGCGGCCATCCTCGACAGCTCCGACGCCGCGACGGTCGTGGACCCCGTCATGATCGCCAAGGGCGGCCATCCCCTGCTGCCGGACGAGGCCGTGCAGGCGGTGCGCTCGCTGATGATCCCGCGGGCCAGCCTGCTGACCCCCAACGCGCCCGAGGCCGAGGCCCTGACCGGACTCACCGTCGCCGATCTGGACGGCCAGCGCCGGGCGGGCGAGTTCCTGCTGGGCATGGGCGCCAAGGCGGTCCTGATGAAGGGCGGCCACGTCGCCACCGGCGACCGCGTCATCGACGTGCTCGTCACCGCCGACGGCGAGACCCTGCTGGAGGGCGAACGCGTCGATACCCGCCACACCCACGGCACCGGCTGCACCCTCGCCAGCGCCTGCGCCGCCGGTCTGGCCAAGGGCCTGCCGCTCGAACTCGCCGTCACCGAAGCCTGGGCCTATGTCGCCGAAGCCATCCGCCGCGCCCCCGGCCTCGGCTGCGGCCATGGTCCGCTGGACCATGGCTGGACGCTGCGCCGATGA
- the ccmI gene encoding c-type cytochrome biogenesis protein CcmI yields MMFFWIMTGLLAALSGLLVLTGARRGADAGEAVENAASVAELAELDRLKARGLMGEAAWVAARAEAGRRILAAQRAPAELRAGSKDRVVVLAGIGLSVAAALGLYLMFGASGLPDQPYERRVDEWATLSEPLAPVQIAAVIERQVREQPDNTQALAMLGAARFEAGDAIGAASAFRRLLELTPGDAQGWARLGESLVRANGGTIGADAEAAFREALKLDPGQLGALYFLGEAALARGDAAESRRMWAPLIAALDPQDPRRTDLERRLPPGGAQ; encoded by the coding sequence ATGATGTTCTTCTGGATCATGACAGGCCTGCTGGCGGCCCTATCGGGGCTGCTGGTGCTGACCGGCGCCCGGCGTGGCGCGGACGCGGGCGAAGCAGTCGAAAACGCCGCCTCGGTCGCCGAACTGGCTGAACTGGACCGGCTGAAGGCCCGGGGACTGATGGGCGAGGCCGCGTGGGTCGCGGCGCGCGCCGAGGCCGGTCGCCGTATCCTGGCGGCGCAGCGGGCCCCCGCCGAACTGCGCGCCGGGTCGAAGGATCGGGTCGTCGTGCTGGCGGGGATTGGCTTGTCCGTGGCGGCGGCGCTGGGCCTGTATCTGATGTTCGGCGCCTCGGGCCTGCCGGACCAGCCCTATGAACGCCGGGTCGATGAATGGGCGACCCTGTCCGAGCCGCTTGCTCCGGTTCAGATCGCCGCCGTGATCGAACGGCAGGTGCGCGAACAGCCGGACAATACGCAGGCGCTGGCCATGCTGGGCGCGGCGCGGTTCGAGGCCGGGGACGCCATCGGCGCCGCCTCCGCCTTCCGCCGTCTGCTAGAGCTGACGCCGGGCGACGCACAGGGCTGGGCGCGACTTGGCGAAAGCCTCGTTCGCGCCAACGGAGGGACTATCGGCGCGGACGCCGAGGCCGCTTTCCGCGAAGCCTTGAAGCTGGACCCCGGCCAACTGGGCGCCCTGTACTTCCTCGGCGAGGCGGCGCTGGCGCGCGGTGACGCCGCCGAGAGCCGCCGGATGTGGGCGCCCCTGATCGCCGCGCTGGACCCGCAGGATCCGCGACGGACCGATCTGGAACGCCGCCTGCCCCCCGGAGGCGCCCAATGA
- the ccmE gene encoding cytochrome c maturation protein CcmE — translation MSWLPKSPKARRRLWIFIAVAPILALAVGLSLYAMRDSVTFFFSPSEATLEKAPEGRVIRLGGLVEVGSVQRAGDGEVAFVVTDNVATTRVVYRGDLPDLFREGQGIVAQGAFLPDRSFRATQVLAKHDENYMPREVQESLKAKGEWRPEAGGPAS, via the coding sequence ATGAGCTGGTTGCCCAAATCGCCCAAGGCGCGTCGCCGCCTCTGGATCTTCATCGCCGTGGCGCCGATCCTCGCGCTGGCTGTCGGCCTGTCGCTGTACGCCATGCGCGACAGCGTGACCTTCTTCTTCTCCCCCTCCGAGGCGACGCTGGAAAAGGCGCCCGAGGGCCGGGTGATCCGTCTGGGCGGACTGGTCGAGGTCGGCAGCGTGCAGCGCGCCGGGGACGGCGAGGTCGCCTTCGTCGTCACCGACAATGTCGCCACGACCCGTGTGGTCTATCGCGGCGACCTGCCGGACCTGTTCCGCGAGGGGCAGGGGATCGTGGCGCAGGGCGCCTTCCTGCCGGACCGTTCGTTCCGCGCGACCCAGGTTCTGGCCAAGCACGATGAAAACTACATGCCGCGCGAGGTTCAGGAGAGTCTGAAGGCCAAGGGCGAATGGCGTCCTGAAGCCGGAGGCCCCGCCTCGTGA
- a CDS encoding nucleotidyltransferase family protein translates to MSDLEARLGQIIRANPDLMHVLTTVRSLGLNDWRVFSGAVYQAVWNDLTGRPAGYGIKDYDLGYFDPDTSWDAEDVVIKQVAAAFEPPFRDIVEVRNQARVHIWFPDRFGEPYEALPDTDTALSRFVAPAFSVGVRLEADDSISVAAPFGLEDMFDMILRPNPNRPLAKGWDKAVASAQTRWPELKVEGV, encoded by the coding sequence ATGAGCGACCTCGAGGCCCGGCTCGGTCAGATCATCCGCGCCAACCCCGATCTGATGCACGTCCTGACGACGGTGCGGAGCCTCGGCCTGAACGACTGGCGGGTCTTCTCGGGCGCTGTCTATCAGGCCGTCTGGAACGACCTCACCGGCCGCCCGGCGGGCTACGGGATCAAGGACTACGATCTCGGCTATTTCGACCCGGACACCAGCTGGGACGCCGAGGACGTGGTGATCAAGCAGGTCGCCGCCGCCTTCGAGCCGCCCTTCCGCGACATCGTCGAGGTCCGCAATCAGGCCCGCGTCCACATCTGGTTCCCCGACCGTTTCGGCGAGCCCTATGAGGCCCTGCCCGACACCGACACCGCCCTGTCCCGCTTCGTCGCCCCCGCCTTCTCGGTCGGCGTCCGGCTGGAGGCTGACGACTCGATCAGCGTCGCGGCGCCGTTTGGCCTTGAAGACATGTTCGACATGATCCTGCGCCCCAATCCCAACCGCCCGCTGGCGAAGGGCTGGGACAAGGCCGTGGCCAGCGCACAGACGCGGTGGCCGGAACTGAAGGTAGAGGGTGTGTGA
- a CDS encoding response regulator transcription factor, which produces MRVLLVEDDVDLSRQLKTALGDAGYAVDHASDGEEAHYLGDNEPYDVVVLDLGLPKIDGVSVLERWRRDGKTTPVLILTARGAWSDKVSGFDAGADDYLTKPFHTEELLARLRALLRRSAGIASATLSCGGLRLDPRAARASVNGEPLRLTSLEYRLLHYMMMHQGRVISRTELVEHLYDQDFDRDSNTIEVFVGRLRKKIGSDRIETVRGLGYRLTPLAGESEAA; this is translated from the coding sequence ATGCGAGTGCTTCTGGTCGAAGACGACGTCGATCTGTCCCGCCAACTGAAGACGGCCCTCGGTGACGCCGGCTATGCGGTGGATCACGCCTCGGACGGCGAGGAAGCCCATTATCTGGGCGACAATGAACCCTATGACGTGGTGGTGCTGGACCTGGGCCTGCCCAAGATCGACGGCGTGTCGGTGCTGGAGCGCTGGCGTCGGGACGGCAAGACCACGCCGGTCCTGATCCTGACGGCGCGCGGCGCCTGGTCGGACAAGGTGTCGGGCTTCGACGCCGGCGCCGACGATTATCTGACCAAGCCCTTCCACACCGAGGAGCTGCTGGCCCGCCTGCGCGCCCTGCTGCGCCGGTCGGCGGGCATCGCCTCGGCGACCCTGTCGTGCGGCGGCCTGCGGCTCGACCCGCGCGCGGCGCGCGCCAGCGTCAACGGCGAGCCCCTGCGCCTGACCTCGCTGGAGTACCGCCTGCTGCACTACATGATGATGCACCAGGGCCGGGTCATCAGCCGCACGGAGCTGGTCGAGCACCTGTACGATCAGGACTTCGACCGCGACTCGAACACCATCGAGGTGTTCGTCGGTCGCCTGCGCAAGAAGATCGGTTCTGACCGGATCGAGACCGTGCGCGGTCTCGGATACCGGCTGACGCCGCTGGCGGGCGAGTCCGAAGCCGCGTGA
- a CDS encoding transcriptional regulator has protein sequence MGLADLGRIDEVIHGRMRLGIMVYLADVETADFTELKTVLEATQGNLSVHLKKLEEAGYVAIDKSFVNNKPLTRVSITEPGRNAFKSYLFALGNLIGGKD, from the coding sequence ATGGGACTGGCCGATCTCGGACGGATCGACGAGGTCATCCACGGTCGCATGCGGCTGGGGATCATGGTCTATCTGGCCGACGTCGAGACCGCCGACTTCACCGAACTGAAGACCGTTCTGGAAGCCACCCAGGGCAACCTCTCCGTCCACCTCAAGAAGCTGGAGGAGGCGGGCTACGTCGCCATCGACAAGAGCTTCGTGAACAACAAGCCCCTGACCCGCGTCTCCATCACCGAGCCCGGCCGCAACGCCTTCAAGAGCTATCTGTTCGCGCTCGGCAACCTGATCGGGGGCAAGGACTGA
- the folP gene encoding dihydropteroate synthase: MAVLRPRVMGIVNVTPDSFSDGGRHDTVEAAVAHGLELVRQGADILDIGGESTRPGAEPVSLEDEVMRTAPVVAGLRALWDGPISIDTMKPEVAAAAVGAGANIWNDVTALGFSPASLPTAVDLGCDVVLMHMKGEPRTMQDAPHYDDVVSEVVDWLAIRAGEVMAAGVAPERLWLDPGIGFGKTLAHNMALTANLERLGATGLPVLYAASRKRTIAAIDPTAVDASDRLGGSLALALEAARRGAQIIRVHDVRETVQALAVQAAVTAAG, translated from the coding sequence ATGGCCGTTCTCCGTCCCCGCGTCATGGGCATCGTCAATGTCACACCTGACAGCTTCTCGGACGGCGGGCGGCACGACACGGTCGAGGCCGCCGTCGCCCATGGGCTGGAGCTGGTCCGGCAGGGCGCCGACATCCTCGACATCGGCGGCGAGAGCACCCGGCCCGGCGCCGAGCCGGTCAGCCTTGAGGACGAGGTCATGCGCACCGCGCCCGTCGTCGCGGGCCTGCGCGCCCTCTGGGACGGCCCCATCAGCATCGACACCATGAAGCCCGAGGTCGCCGCCGCCGCCGTCGGCGCCGGGGCCAACATCTGGAACGACGTGACGGCCCTCGGCTTCTCGCCCGCCAGCCTGCCGACCGCCGTGGACCTCGGCTGCGACGTGGTCCTGATGCACATGAAGGGCGAGCCGCGCACCATGCAGGACGCGCCTCACTACGATGACGTGGTGTCCGAGGTTGTGGACTGGCTGGCGATCCGGGCGGGCGAGGTGATGGCCGCGGGCGTCGCGCCGGAACGCCTCTGGCTCGACCCCGGCATCGGCTTCGGAAAGACGCTGGCCCACAACATGGCCCTGACCGCCAACCTTGAACGCCTCGGCGCGACCGGCCTGCCGGTGCTCTACGCGGCCAGCCGGAAGCGCACCATCGCCGCCATCGACCCCACCGCCGTGGACGCCTCCGACCGCCTCGGCGGCTCGCTGGCCCTCGCGCTCGAGGCCGCCCGGCGCGGCGCGCAGATCATCCGCGTCCACGATGTCCGCGAGACCGTTCAGGCGCTGGCGGTGCAGGCGGCGGTCACGGCAGCCGGGTGA
- a CDS encoding acyltransferase family protein has product MSTHPTERLPGLDALRGGALLLGVVLHASLSFFPQQIWIVADENTSIGAAWVFFAIHLFRMTAFFLIAGLFAHMMIARKGWLGFAKDRAVRITGPLLAFWFPVMAGIVTALVWNAHVQGWVVPGAEPPPPPTYDWTNLPLTHLWFLYVLTLFCLATLILRAPFAALDRSGGWGRAVDRLTGVLIGWWTPFVLAAPLAVAFWLDPKWIAFFAVPTPDAGLVPHTAALVGFGSAFALGFLLDRRRDLLDRLAGGWPVYLVLAVVSGVWSYILAGGPVITPMAEPTQAKAIATAVVAVAVFSSALAAVALCLRFLSGHSPVRRYLADASYWVYILHLPLIMLAQVWMQDWPAPWWAKLIGVSLGVFAVCLLSYELTVRHGFMGKWLNGRRIPWRRPAADPAVLPAE; this is encoded by the coding sequence ATGTCCACCCATCCGACCGAGCGCCTGCCCGGCCTCGACGCCCTGAGAGGCGGCGCCCTGCTGCTGGGCGTCGTCCTGCACGCCAGCCTGTCCTTCTTCCCGCAGCAGATCTGGATCGTCGCCGACGAGAACACCTCCATCGGCGCAGCCTGGGTCTTCTTCGCCATCCACCTGTTCCGGATGACCGCCTTCTTCCTGATCGCGGGCCTGTTCGCCCACATGATGATCGCCCGGAAGGGCTGGCTGGGCTTCGCGAAGGATCGCGCCGTCCGCATCACCGGCCCGCTGCTGGCCTTCTGGTTCCCGGTCATGGCGGGCATCGTCACGGCTCTGGTCTGGAACGCCCATGTTCAGGGCTGGGTCGTCCCCGGCGCCGAGCCGCCCCCGCCGCCGACCTATGACTGGACCAACCTCCCGCTGACCCATCTTTGGTTCCTCTACGTCCTGACCCTGTTCTGTCTGGCGACCCTGATCCTGCGCGCCCCCTTCGCGGCGCTGGACCGGAGCGGGGGCTGGGGCCGGGCCGTGGACCGTCTGACCGGAGTCCTGATCGGCTGGTGGACGCCCTTCGTGCTGGCCGCGCCTCTGGCCGTCGCCTTCTGGCTGGACCCGAAGTGGATCGCCTTCTTCGCCGTCCCGACCCCCGATGCCGGGCTGGTTCCGCACACCGCCGCCCTGGTCGGCTTCGGCTCGGCTTTCGCGCTCGGCTTCCTGCTGGATCGCCGCCGCGACCTGCTGGACCGCCTCGCCGGCGGGTGGCCCGTCTATCTGGTGCTGGCCGTGGTTTCGGGCGTGTGGAGCTACATCCTCGCCGGCGGTCCGGTGATCACGCCGATGGCCGAGCCGACGCAGGCCAAGGCCATCGCCACCGCCGTCGTCGCCGTGGCGGTCTTCAGCTCGGCTCTGGCCGCCGTCGCCCTGTGTCTGCGCTTCCTGTCGGGCCACAGCCCGGTGCGCCGCTACCTCGCCGACGCCTCCTACTGGGTCTACATCCTGCACCTGCCGCTGATCATGCTGGCCCAGGTCTGGATGCAGGACTGGCCCGCGCCCTGGTGGGCCAAGCTGATCGGGGTGTCGCTGGGCGTCTTCGCCGTCTGCCTGCTGTCCTATGAGCTGACGGTCCGCCACGGCTTCATGGGCAAATGGCTGAACGGCCGCCGCATCCCCTGGCGCCGTCCGGCGGCCGATCCCGCCGTCTTGCCTGCCGAATAG
- a CDS encoding PhzF family phenazine biosynthesis protein, protein MKQWTIDAFAAAPFRGNPACVVEPFDQWPDASWMQALAKENNQAETAFLLRTNDPARFGLRWFTPGTEVDLCGHATLASAHVLLAELGLSVDALTFGTRSGPLIVRATQGGYEMDFPSDPPRRTGPLAGLAEALGVEPVEVWAGRYLVAVLADAAAVHAVAPDIRALAALQGEAGEPGQVIVCAAADPSDDVDVVDRFFAPGCGVDEDPATGSAHCILAPLYADKLGRAGVRFRQVFPGRGGDIGTVLNGDRVLLRGQAVTVIESMLRL, encoded by the coding sequence ATGAAACAATGGACCATCGACGCCTTCGCCGCCGCGCCGTTCCGGGGCAACCCCGCCTGCGTGGTCGAGCCCTTCGACCAGTGGCCCGATGCGTCGTGGATGCAGGCGCTGGCCAAGGAGAACAATCAGGCCGAGACGGCCTTCCTGCTGCGCACCAATGATCCCGCGCGGTTCGGTCTGCGCTGGTTCACGCCGGGGACGGAGGTCGATCTGTGCGGCCACGCCACGCTGGCCTCGGCCCATGTGCTGCTGGCGGAGCTGGGCCTGTCGGTTGACGCCCTGACCTTCGGCACCCGCTCCGGCCCGCTGATCGTGCGGGCCACCCAGGGTGGTTACGAGATGGACTTCCCGTCTGATCCGCCGCGCCGCACCGGGCCGCTCGCCGGGCTGGCGGAGGCGCTGGGCGTTGAGCCGGTGGAGGTCTGGGCCGGGCGCTATCTGGTCGCCGTTCTGGCGGACGCCGCCGCCGTTCATGCGGTAGCGCCGGACATCCGGGCGCTGGCGGCGCTTCAGGGCGAGGCGGGCGAACCGGGGCAGGTGATCGTCTGCGCTGCCGCTGATCCGTCCGACGACGTCGATGTCGTCGACCGCTTCTTCGCGCCGGGCTGCGGCGTGGACGAGGACCCGGCCACCGGCTCGGCGCACTGCATCCTGGCGCCGCTGTATGCGGACAAGCTGGGACGGGCCGGGGTGCGTTTCCGGCAGGTCTTCCCCGGTCGTGGCGGCGATATCGGCACGGTCCTGAACGGCGACCGCGTCCTGTTGCGGGGACAGGCGGTGACAGTCATCGAGAGCATGCTGCGGCTTTGA
- a CDS encoding NAD(P)/FAD-dependent oxidoreductase — protein MSRKTVVIVGAGFGGLAAARALKGADVDVVLIDRTNHHLFQPLLYQVATAALSPADIATASRTLLRGQKNVTVLMGEVTGVDAAAKVVRLKDGPEQAYDWLILATGAAYSFFGHPEWADDAEVLKSLDDALTIRRKLLAAFEKAELTDDPEEARRLMTFVVVGAGPTGVETAGTIAEMARMTLRHDFRRIDPTKARVILFEAGPRVLTAFPEDLSAYAKRALEELGVEVRTGTAVEAIADGVVRAGGETIAAAAVLWSAGVEARPAAKWLGAEAVRNGGVVVDATCAVPGVPDVFAIGDVASFRQDGKPLPGLAPVAKQQGKWVGKLVRARAEGRPDPPAFRYRDWGTMAVIGRSKAVALLGPWKLTGFIAWLAWSLVHLMLLIDFRSRVIVYVNWTWAWFTMGRGARLLTRLP, from the coding sequence GTGTCGCGAAAGACCGTGGTGATCGTGGGCGCCGGGTTCGGCGGGCTGGCTGCGGCCCGGGCCTTGAAGGGCGCCGATGTGGACGTGGTGCTGATCGACCGCACCAACCACCACCTGTTCCAGCCCCTGCTCTATCAGGTCGCCACCGCCGCCCTGTCGCCCGCCGACATCGCTACCGCCTCGCGCACCCTGCTGCGGGGCCAGAAGAACGTCACCGTCCTGATGGGCGAGGTGACCGGGGTCGATGCGGCGGCGAAGGTCGTGCGGCTGAAGGACGGGCCGGAGCAGGCCTATGACTGGCTGATACTCGCGACCGGAGCGGCCTACAGCTTCTTCGGTCACCCTGAGTGGGCTGACGACGCCGAGGTGCTGAAGTCGCTGGACGACGCCCTGACCATCCGTCGCAAACTGCTGGCGGCCTTCGAGAAGGCGGAACTGACCGACGATCCGGAAGAGGCGCGCCGGCTGATGACCTTCGTCGTCGTCGGGGCCGGACCGACCGGAGTGGAGACCGCCGGCACGATTGCAGAGATGGCGCGGATGACCCTGCGCCACGACTTCCGTCGCATCGACCCGACCAAGGCGCGGGTCATCCTGTTCGAGGCGGGACCGAGGGTGCTGACCGCCTTCCCCGAAGACCTGTCCGCCTATGCCAAGAGGGCTCTGGAGGAGCTGGGTGTCGAGGTGCGCACAGGTACGGCGGTGGAGGCCATAGCGGACGGCGTGGTGCGCGCGGGCGGCGAGACCATCGCGGCGGCGGCCGTGCTGTGGAGCGCCGGGGTCGAGGCGCGTCCGGCGGCGAAATGGCTGGGCGCCGAGGCGGTGCGGAACGGCGGGGTGGTGGTCGATGCGACATGCGCCGTGCCGGGCGTTCCCGACGTCTTCGCCATTGGCGACGTGGCCAGCTTCCGGCAGGACGGAAAGCCCCTGCCCGGTCTGGCGCCGGTGGCCAAGCAGCAGGGCAAATGGGTCGGCAAGCTGGTCCGCGCCCGCGCCGAGGGACGGCCCGATCCGCCCGCGTTCCGGTATCGCGACTGGGGGACCATGGCGGTGATCGGACGGTCGAAGGCGGTGGCCCTGCTGGGGCCGTGGAAGCTGACCGGCTTCATCGCCTGGCTGGCCTGGTCGCTGGTCCACCTGATGCTGCTGATCGACTTCCGCAGCCGGGTGATCGTCTATGTGAACTGGACCTGGGCCTGGTTCACCATGGGGCGTGGGGCGAGGCTGCTCACCCGGCTGCCGTGA
- a CDS encoding GreA/GreB family elongation factor: MTTRPSGAAPARLPAIHLSASDHALLTTFVGETEAEGVASLLQQELARAHVHGHGRRLHTVGLNCWVHYTDERSSRTRRVKIVPPAEADIDAGLISPLSHVGSGLLGLAQGQSIRWPDPSGRVRVLTPVLIEDCEAPI, from the coding sequence ATGACCACCCGCCCCTCCGGCGCCGCGCCCGCGCGCCTGCCCGCCATCCATCTGAGCGCATCCGACCACGCCCTGTTGACCACCTTCGTCGGGGAGACCGAGGCCGAGGGCGTCGCCAGCCTGTTGCAGCAGGAACTGGCGCGCGCCCATGTGCACGGCCACGGCCGCCGACTGCACACCGTCGGCCTGAACTGCTGGGTCCACTACACCGACGAACGCAGCAGCCGGACCCGCCGGGTCAAGATCGTGCCCCCCGCCGAGGCCGACATTGATGCAGGCCTGATCTCGCCCCTGTCCCACGTCGGGTCCGGGCTGCTGGGCCTCGCGCAGGGCCAGTCGATCCGCTGGCCCGATCCGTCTGGCCGCGTGCGCGTGCTGACCCCGGTTCTGATCGAGGACTGCGAAGCACCGATCTGA